The window TTAATCCACTCCTTCAGAACATTCGAAATTTCTCTTGCTTTGTAGTAACTTGACAGGGGAGCTGTAGCTATTTTCGTTCCATTAAGGTTTATCGAACCACTTTTCAATTCTTTGTAGCTCACTTCACCAAGGCTTTTTAGTGTCCCATTCGGATAATCCATACTGTAATCATAAACTTGAGTATAAATATCCTCATCCCTTACGGCCGTATAACGTACCATTTCCTCATTGAGTATTGGTATCGGGATACCAATACCAACATAGAGTGAAACCCCATAGCCTAACATACTTGCCCCGACAAGCCATTCGGGTTTCATCTCTTTCAGATTTCCGATGGTCGCAACGGTTCCCGCCCCTTGCTTTGGAACTCCATTCTCACCTCTTGGAACAGAGGAGTTGTGCTGGGTTCCATGCCAGGCTACATAACCCTGAGCACCTCCTAAAAAAATTCTTGTACCGATACCAATAGTTTTGTAATACGGGTCATTGAACAGGGGGCTTAACTGCCGGGACGTGGCGTAATTTGCATTAGCCATACGGGGTCTAAGCACACCCATATAGGTATAGATAGTCTTGTCAGACATGTTTACAGCACAATTGTAGTTCTGATAAGCATTTCTGGGATTGAACAGAAAGGCATCATGCAAGTCGTTAATT of the Syntrophales bacterium genome contains:
- a CDS encoding homocysteine biosynthesis protein, which codes for MKKFKVNKTYKEINEKIKKGKAVVVTAEEIIDIVEKNGELEAARKVDVVTTGTFSPMCSSGAFINFGHTSPRIRASKVWLNDVSAYGGIAAVDCYIGATEVAEGDPLNSVYPGEFNYGGGHVIEDLVAGNVIRLRLEGYGTDCYPARRYEKNITINDLHDAFLFNPRNAYQNYNCAVNMSDKTIYTYMGVLRPRMANANYATSRQLSPLFNDPYYKTIGIGTRIFLGGAQGYVAWHGTQHNSSVPRGENGVPKQGAGTVATIGNLKEMKPEWLVGASMLGYGVSLYVGIGIPIPILNEEMVRYTAVRDEDIYTQVYDYSMDYPNGTLKSLGEVSYKELKSGSINLNGTKIATAPLSSYYKAREISNVLKEWIKRGDFLLGKPQQLLPSNDRSYL